One stretch of Bombus pascuorum chromosome 14, iyBomPasc1.1, whole genome shotgun sequence DNA includes these proteins:
- the LOC132914238 gene encoding transient receptor potential cation channel trpm isoform X7 codes for MHIRIKMAMGSIICGANTPKMKRKKAKVTERSWIEATFQKRECSKFIPSADDEHKFMQVKGDKNAEYDVITTSRCCCGYSYTHHCRAGIDVQSYTPSNTKEEDREQWSPGKNTRPFPTDAYGTIEFQGGPHPTKAQYVRLAYDTRPEPIVQLLCREWNLGLPKLLITVHGGRSNFELQPTLKKVLRKGLLKAAKTTGAWIFTGGTNTGVTRQVGDALLLERSQRQGRVVSIGIAPWGILDKSHELVGRGGEVPYECLSSPWSKYAVLNNRHAYFLLVDNGTGGRYGAEIVLRRRLEKYISNLKLQPYTHSSIPVVALVIEGGTNTIRSVLEYVTDVPPVPVVVCDGSGRAADLIAFMHKYASEGDGENGENEGPLESMRGHLLDTIKRTFKVSSEQASQLYSELLQCTRKKHLITVFRISQERPQELDQTILTALFKSKQLSPAEQLSLSLIWNRVDIARCEIFVYGQNWPSGALEQAMMQALQHDRIDFVKLLLENGVSMRKFLSIPRLEELYNTKEGPSNTLGYILRDVRPNIPRGYMYTLHDIGLVINKLMGGAYRSQYTRRRFRMIYTKVMKRSGAHPQHMHRNSCVLGSTSRYYSGSGSKQDSLTMSLLAETLPANRDTPLFDYPFNELLIWAVLTKRQQMALLMWQHGEEALAKALVALKLYKAMAHEAAEDDLETEVYDELRSYGKEFENIALELLDYCYRQDDDQTKQLLTSELQNWSGQTCLSLAVTANHRPLLAHPCSQIILADLWMGGLRTRKNTNLKVILGLVCPFYIMCLEFKSREELQLMPQTQEEHLISLEDEKEDSDSEHGIPTGPDVEALISNEHTTVIKETIVQENGKVLTDNDDGIHRTYGINSDYYDIKNSRPLRLRKKLYEFFTAPITKFWANAIAYIIFLVLFSYSILVLMDDYPSLAEIYAIAYICTLGCEKVREIATSEPATLSHKFSVWAWNMWNPCDAAAIIFFQIGLALRLRHSTLDVGRVIYCVDSIYWYLRILNIISVNKYFGPLVTMMGKMVKNMTYFVVLLIVVLMSFGVTRQAILNPNAEPKLRIIRDIFMEPYFMLYGEVYADNIDPDCGNEPGMVPCLPGRWITPTVMSIYLLIANILLINLLIAVFNNIFNEVNAVAHQVWMFQRFTVVMEYEQKPVLPPPLIVVSHIYLVAKYLLRYVTQGKANTGETYDNGLKLFLEADDMERLYDFEEDCVEGYFREQELKLQMSTEERVKITTERVENMHSKIEDIDKKGNTQNASLQAVEFRMRKVEELNEQILAHLGVIHRFMATHMPNMEGLSSFDIDGRQRRVSERSEVLSETDSHTQLPAIAIKRKRLVRSMTDGTFLNLGPSIDDDVLMNVKHSETAISRENLSRNESSISGDGHTVQDDIKTITSQETEASKVDGEGETLKKDSHSDSREVSREPSREPSGEPSSKEPSTEPSRQTSRELSRETSKEATSKEPSREASSEAPASEPIPRQDSTERPIRQNSRTRSESDDVTIFPPSNISRGVTWAEPRVAVIPSSSTGSTQRSILLAMHAEYTSITDELESYCGLLSPPRTPPISPPPSRARNLSEMSNPEMAWQIENEHLRDAEECDYQQMEDLIQRRYIADDEEHLHTDEATLFISNEHRHQLRRASAIDEESRRPPPTICVTREIEQTLSRPPIRDSESSDPNDKNLSTVPAPASETMC; via the exons ATGCATATACGTATCAAGATGGCAATGGGAAGTATTATTTGTGGAGCCAACACTCCtaaaatgaagagaaaaaaggcaAAG gtaACTGAACGCAGTTGGATAGAGGCAACTTTTCAAAAAAGAGAATGCTCAAAATTTATTCCTAGTGCTGATGATGAACACAA GTTTATGCAAGTAAAGGGAGATAAGAATGCAGAGTATGATGTGATCACTACTTCCAG ATGTTGTTGTGGATATTCTTATACTCATCACTGCAGAGCTGGTATAGATGTTCAAAGTTACACTCCTAGTAATACCAAAGAAGAAGATCGAGAACAATGGTCTCCTGGAAAAAATACACGTCCATTTCCTACTGATGCATATGGTACCATTGAATTTCAAGGTGGACCTCATCCAACTAAAGCTCAA TATGTGAGACTTGCTTATGACACAAGGCCAGAACCAATAGTACAATTGTTGTGTCGAGAATGGAATCTGGGATTACCTAAGCTACTAATAACCGTGCATGGTGGTCGATCTAATTTTGAACTGCAGCCAACTTTGAAAAAAGTTCTAAGGAAAGGTTTGCTGAAGGCTGCAAAGACAACTGGTGCATGGATATTCACAGGTGGAACTAATACAG GTGTAACAAGACAAGTAGGAGATGCCCTGCTATTAGAAAGATCTCAAAGACAAGGTCGGGTTGTAAGTATTGGCATAGCACCATGGGGAATTTTAGACAAAAGTCATGAACTTGTAGGCCGTGGAGGTGAAGTACCTTATGAATGTCTTTCATCTCCGTG GTCTAAATATGCTGTTTTAAACAATCGTcatgcatattttttattggtGGATAACGGTACCGGTGGTCGATATGGTGCAGAAATTGTGCTGCGTAGaagattggaaaaatatatttctaatctaAAATTACAGCCAT ACACACACAGCAGTATTCCTGTCGTGGCATTGGTAATTGAAGGAGGAACAAATACGATTCGATCAGTTTTAGAGTATGTTACAGATGTTCCTCCTGTTCCTGTAGTAGTCTGCGATGGATCAGGTCGTGCAGCTGATCTCATCGCTTTTATGCATAA ataCGCGTCTGAAGGAGATGGAGAGAATGGAGAGAATGAGGGACCATTAGAAAGTATGAGAGGACATCTTTTAGATACTATCAAACGCACTTTCAAAGTATCCTCTGAACAGGCATCACAACTGTACTCTGAACTTTTGCAATGTACCCGTAAGAAACATTTG ATAACAGTATTTAGAATAAGTCAAGAGCGGCCACAGGAACTTGACCAAACGATTCTGACAGCTCTGTTCAAGTCCAAGCAATTATCCCCTGCTGAGCAGCTATCGTTATCTTTAATTTGGAATAGAGTGGACATAGCACGCTGTGAAATATTTGTGTATGGTCAAAATTGGCCATCGGGTGCTCTGGAACAGGCAATGATGCAAGCTTTGCAACACGATCGAATTGACTTCGTGAAACTTCTCTTAGAAAATGGAGTCTCTATGCGTAAATTCTTGTCTATACCTCGCCTTGAGGAATTGTACAATACC aaagaaGGCCCTTCGAACACACTGGGCTACATTCTCCGCGACGTTCGACCAAATATTCCACGGGGTTACATGTACACACTGCACGATATCGGCCtcgtgataaataaattaatgggTGGCGCGTATCGGTCGCAGTACACACGCAGAAGATTCCGTATGATCTATACCAAAGTGATGAAGAGATCTGGAGCACATCCTCAACATATGCATCGAAATAGCTGCGTCCTGGGTAGCACTAGTCGTTACTATTCGGGATCTGGTAGTAAACAGGATAGTTTAACAATGAGTTTGCTCGCTGAAACTTTACCAGCTAATCGAGACACGCCGCTTTTTGATTATCCTTTCAATGAGTTGCTTATATGGGCTGTGTTAACTAAACGACAGCAAATGGCACTATTAATGTGGCAACATGGGGAAGAAGCTTTAGCAAAAGCACTCGTTGCTCTTAAATTGTATAAGGCTATGGCGCACGAGGCTGCTGAGGATGATCTTGAAACGGAAGTTTATGACGAATTGCGGAGTTATGggaaagaatttgaaaatattg cTTTGGAATTGTTAGATTATTGTTATCGTCAAGATGACGATCAAACGAAACAGCTATTGACTTCTGAACTTCAAAATTGGTCTGGTCAAACATGTCTTTCATTGGCAGTCACGGCTAATCATCGACCACTTTTAGCACACCCTTGTAGCCAAATTATTTTAGCTGATTTATGGATGGGAGGTCTTCGTACGAGAAAGAATACGAATTTAAAG gTCATACTTGGGTTAGTTTGTCCATTTTATATAATGTGTTTGGAATTTAAAAGTCGCGAGGAATTGCAGCTGATGCCACAAACTCAGGAAGAACATTTGATCTCTCTCGAAGATGAGAAAGAAGATAGTGATTCAGAGCATGGTATACCAACAGGTCCAGATGTTgag GCTTTAATCAGCAATGAACACACTACTGTCATCAAGGAGACAATTGTACAAGAAAATGGTAAAGTACTGACAGATAACGATGATGGAATTCATCGTACATATGGTATAAACTCTGACTACTATGACATCAAGAACAGCAGGCCATTGAGATTGaggaaaaaattatatgaattttttacagCTCCCATCACAAAATTTTGGGCTAATGCT atagcATACATTATTTTCTTGGTTCTCTTCTCATACTCCATTCTCGTACTTATGGATGATTATCCATCATTAGCAGAGATTTATGCCATTGCATATATTTGTACATTAGGATGTGAAAAAGTACGAGAAATAGCAACATCTGAACCAGCTACTCTTTCACATAAATTTAGTGTTTGGGCATGGAATATGTGGAATCCTTGTGATGCAGCTgccattattttttttcaaattggttTAGCTTTACGCTTAAGACACTCAACTCTCGATGTTGGTCGTGTCATCTATTGCGTTGATTCCATTTATTGGTACTTAAggatattgaatattattagcGTAAATAAGTACTTTG GTCCTTTAGTTACAATGATGGGAAAAATGGTGAAAAATATGACATACTTTGTGGTACTTTTAATAGTGGTATTAATGAGTTTTGGAGTCACTCGACAGGCAATTTTGAACCCTAATGCTGAACCGAAATTGAGGATTATTCGTGAT atatttatggaaccatattttatgttatacgGAGAGGTGTATGCCGACAACATAGATCCAGATTGCGGGAACGAACCAGGAATGGTTCCATGTTTACCAGGCCGGTGGATCACACCTACTGTAATGTccatttatcttttaattgcaaacatattgttaataaatctTTTGATTGCTGTattcaacaatattttcaatgaaGTAAACGCGGTGGCGCACCAAGTTTGGATGTTCCAACGTTTTACTGTTGTTATGGAGTATGAACAGAAACCTGTTTTACCTCCTCCGCTCATTGTAGTTTCTCATATATATCTGGTGGCGAAATATTTGCTGCGATATGTAACACAAGGGAAAGCAAACACTGGTGAAACTTACGACAATGGACTGAAGTTGTTCTTAGAGGCAGACGACATGGAGCGTCTCTACGATTTTGAAGAGGATTGTGTTGAAGGATACTTTCGTGAGCAAGAGCTGAAACTGCAAATGTCTACAGAGGAACGTGTTAAAATTACCACAGAAAGAGTGGAGAATATGCATTCGAAGATCGAAGACATTGACAAAAAAGGGAATACTCAAAATGCATCTCTTCAA GCAGTGGAGTTTCGTATGCGCAAAGTGGAAGAATTAAATGAACAGATTTTGGCACATCTAGGAGTCATCCACCGATTCATGGCTACTCACATGCCCAACATGGAGGGCTTATCTAGTTTTGATATAGACGGTCGTCAGCGTAGGGTATCAGAACGCTCAGAAGTTCTGTCAGAAACAGATTCTCATACCCAACTACCAGCCATTGCGATTAAACGTAAGAGATTGGTTCGATCGATGACCGATGGCACTTTCCTTAACCTAGGCCCATCAATAGATGATGATGTGCTGATGAATGTGAAACATTCGGAAACTGCTATATCCCGAGAGAACCTCAGTAGGAACGAGTCTTCTATAAGTGGAGATGGACACACTGTTCAAGATGACATAAAGACAATCACAAGCCAGGAAACTGAAGCGAGCAAAGTAGATGGTGAAGGAGAGACCCTAAAGAAGGATTCGCATTCTGACAGCAGAGAGGTAAGCAGAGAGCCAAGCAGAGAACCAAGTGGAGAGCCAAGTAGCAAAGAACCAAGTACGGAACCAAGTAGACAAACGAGTAGAGAATTAAGTAGGGAAACGAGCAAAGAAGCTACAAGCAAAGAACCGAGCAGAGAAGCCAGCAGCGAAGCTCCAGCTTCGGAACCTATTCCTAGGCAAGATTCTACAGAACGACCTATTAGACAAAATAGTAGAACACGTTCAGAGTCAGATGATGTAACGATTTTTCCACCATCGAACATATCAAGAGGAGTAACGTGGGCTGAGCCACGTGTTGCAGTCATTCCATCGTCTTCAACAGGTAGCACGCAGAGGTCTATTCTATTAGCCATGCATGCAGAATATACAAGCATAACGGATGAGCTGGAGAGCTACTGTGGCCTTCTAAGTCCACCTCGAACACCGCCAATTTCTCCACCACCTTCGAGAGCTAGAAACTTATCCGAAATGTCTAACCCTGAGATGGCTTGGCAAATTGAGAATGAACATCTACGTGATGCTGAGGAGTGTGATTACCAACAGATGGAAGATTTAATACAGAGGAGGTACATCGCAGATGACGAGGAGCATTTGCATACTGATGAAGCTACCCTCTTCATATCGAACGAACACAGGCACCAACTTCGAAGAGCTTCTGCCATCGATGAAGAGTCTCGAAGGCCTCCACCTACAATTTGCGTGACCAGGGAGATCGAGCAAACGCTTTCAAGGCCACCGATCCGGGACTCAGAAAGCTCAGATCCTAACGACAAGAATCTGAGTACGGTACCTGCTCCAGCGTCAGAGACCATGTGCTAA
- the LOC132914238 gene encoding transient receptor potential cation channel trpm isoform X1, which translates to MHIRIKMAMGSIICGANTPKMKRKKAKVTERSWIEATFQKRECSKFIPSADDEHKFMQVKGDKNAEYDVITTSRCCCGYSYTHHCRAGIDVQSYTPSNTKEEDREQWSPGKNTRPFPTDAYGTIEFQGGPHPTKAQYVRLAYDTRPEPIVQLLCREWNLGLPKLLITVHGGRSNFELQPTLKKVLRKGLLKAAKTTGAWIFTGGTNTGVTRQVGDALLLERSQRQGRVVSIGIAPWGILDKSHELVGRGGEVPYECLSSPWSKYAVLNNRHAYFLLVDNGTGGRYGAEIVLRRRLEKYISNLKLQPYTHSSIPVVALVIEGGTNTIRSVLEYVTDVPPVPVVVCDGSGRAADLIAFMHKYASEGDGENGENEGPLESMRGHLLDTIKRTFKVSSEQASQLYSELLQCTRKKHLITVFRISQERPQELDQTILTALFKSKQLSPAEQLSLSLIWNRVDIARCEIFVYGQNWPSGALEQAMMQALQHDRIDFVKLLLENGVSMRKFLSIPRLEELYNTKEGPSNTLGYILRDVRPNIPRGYMYTLHDIGLVINKLMGGAYRSQYTRRRFRMIYTKVMKRSGAHPQHMHRNSCVLGSTSRYYSGSGSKQDSLTMSLLAETLPANRDTPLFDYPFNELLIWAVLTKRQQMALLMWQHGEEALAKALVALKLYKAMAHEAAEDDLETEVYDELRSYGKEFENIALELLDYCYRQDDDQTKQLLTSELQNWSGQTCLSLAVTANHRPLLAHPCSQIILADLWMGGLRTRKNTNLKVILGLVCPFYIMCLEFKSREELQLMPQTQEEHLISLEDEKEDSDSEHGIPTGPDVEKRQRRSLSVRNKSSSQQGAKLSSRKTSIYSVSESVPALISNEHTTVIKETIVQENGKVLTDNDDGIHRTYGINSDYYDIKNSRPLRLRKKLYEFFTAPITKFWANAIAYIIFLVLFSYSILVLMDDYPSLAEIYAIAYICTLGCEKVREIATSEPATLSHKFSVWAWNMWNPCDAAAIIFFQIGLALRLRHSTLDVGRVIYCVDSIYWYLRILNIISVNKYFGPLVTMMGKMVKNMTYFVVLLIVVLMSFGVTRQAILNPNAEPKLRIIRDIFMEPYFMLYGEVYADNIDPDCGNEPGMVPCLPGRWITPTVMSIYLLIANILLINLLIAVFNNIFNEVNAVAHQVWMFQRFTVVMEYEQKPVLPPPLIVVSHIYLVAKYLLRYVTQGKANTGETYDNGLKLFLEADDMERLYDFEEDCVEGYFREQELKLQMSTEERVKITTERVENMHSKIEDIDKKGNTQNASLQAVEFRMRKVEELNEQILAHLGVIHRFMATHMPNMEGLSSFDIDGRQRRVSERSEVLSETDSHTQLPAIAIKRKRLVRSMTDGTFLNLGPSIDDDVLMNVKHSETAISRENLSRNESSISGDGHTVQDDIKTITSQETEASKVDGEGETLKKDSHSDSREVSREPSREPSGEPSSKEPSTEPSRQTSRELSRETSKEATSKEPSREASSEAPASEPIPRQDSTERPIRQNSRTRSESDDVTIFPPSNISRGVTWAEPRVAVIPSSSTGSTQRSILLAMHAEYTSITDELESYCGLLSPPRTPPISPPPSRARNLSEMSNPEMAWQIENEHLRDAEECDYQQMEDLIQRRYIADDEEHLHTDEATLFISNEHRHQLRRASAIDEESRRPPPTICVTREIEQTLSRPPIRDSESSDPNDKNLSTVPAPASETMC; encoded by the exons ATGCATATACGTATCAAGATGGCAATGGGAAGTATTATTTGTGGAGCCAACACTCCtaaaatgaagagaaaaaaggcaAAG gtaACTGAACGCAGTTGGATAGAGGCAACTTTTCAAAAAAGAGAATGCTCAAAATTTATTCCTAGTGCTGATGATGAACACAA GTTTATGCAAGTAAAGGGAGATAAGAATGCAGAGTATGATGTGATCACTACTTCCAG ATGTTGTTGTGGATATTCTTATACTCATCACTGCAGAGCTGGTATAGATGTTCAAAGTTACACTCCTAGTAATACCAAAGAAGAAGATCGAGAACAATGGTCTCCTGGAAAAAATACACGTCCATTTCCTACTGATGCATATGGTACCATTGAATTTCAAGGTGGACCTCATCCAACTAAAGCTCAA TATGTGAGACTTGCTTATGACACAAGGCCAGAACCAATAGTACAATTGTTGTGTCGAGAATGGAATCTGGGATTACCTAAGCTACTAATAACCGTGCATGGTGGTCGATCTAATTTTGAACTGCAGCCAACTTTGAAAAAAGTTCTAAGGAAAGGTTTGCTGAAGGCTGCAAAGACAACTGGTGCATGGATATTCACAGGTGGAACTAATACAG GTGTAACAAGACAAGTAGGAGATGCCCTGCTATTAGAAAGATCTCAAAGACAAGGTCGGGTTGTAAGTATTGGCATAGCACCATGGGGAATTTTAGACAAAAGTCATGAACTTGTAGGCCGTGGAGGTGAAGTACCTTATGAATGTCTTTCATCTCCGTG GTCTAAATATGCTGTTTTAAACAATCGTcatgcatattttttattggtGGATAACGGTACCGGTGGTCGATATGGTGCAGAAATTGTGCTGCGTAGaagattggaaaaatatatttctaatctaAAATTACAGCCAT ACACACACAGCAGTATTCCTGTCGTGGCATTGGTAATTGAAGGAGGAACAAATACGATTCGATCAGTTTTAGAGTATGTTACAGATGTTCCTCCTGTTCCTGTAGTAGTCTGCGATGGATCAGGTCGTGCAGCTGATCTCATCGCTTTTATGCATAA ataCGCGTCTGAAGGAGATGGAGAGAATGGAGAGAATGAGGGACCATTAGAAAGTATGAGAGGACATCTTTTAGATACTATCAAACGCACTTTCAAAGTATCCTCTGAACAGGCATCACAACTGTACTCTGAACTTTTGCAATGTACCCGTAAGAAACATTTG ATAACAGTATTTAGAATAAGTCAAGAGCGGCCACAGGAACTTGACCAAACGATTCTGACAGCTCTGTTCAAGTCCAAGCAATTATCCCCTGCTGAGCAGCTATCGTTATCTTTAATTTGGAATAGAGTGGACATAGCACGCTGTGAAATATTTGTGTATGGTCAAAATTGGCCATCGGGTGCTCTGGAACAGGCAATGATGCAAGCTTTGCAACACGATCGAATTGACTTCGTGAAACTTCTCTTAGAAAATGGAGTCTCTATGCGTAAATTCTTGTCTATACCTCGCCTTGAGGAATTGTACAATACC aaagaaGGCCCTTCGAACACACTGGGCTACATTCTCCGCGACGTTCGACCAAATATTCCACGGGGTTACATGTACACACTGCACGATATCGGCCtcgtgataaataaattaatgggTGGCGCGTATCGGTCGCAGTACACACGCAGAAGATTCCGTATGATCTATACCAAAGTGATGAAGAGATCTGGAGCACATCCTCAACATATGCATCGAAATAGCTGCGTCCTGGGTAGCACTAGTCGTTACTATTCGGGATCTGGTAGTAAACAGGATAGTTTAACAATGAGTTTGCTCGCTGAAACTTTACCAGCTAATCGAGACACGCCGCTTTTTGATTATCCTTTCAATGAGTTGCTTATATGGGCTGTGTTAACTAAACGACAGCAAATGGCACTATTAATGTGGCAACATGGGGAAGAAGCTTTAGCAAAAGCACTCGTTGCTCTTAAATTGTATAAGGCTATGGCGCACGAGGCTGCTGAGGATGATCTTGAAACGGAAGTTTATGACGAATTGCGGAGTTATGggaaagaatttgaaaatattg cTTTGGAATTGTTAGATTATTGTTATCGTCAAGATGACGATCAAACGAAACAGCTATTGACTTCTGAACTTCAAAATTGGTCTGGTCAAACATGTCTTTCATTGGCAGTCACGGCTAATCATCGACCACTTTTAGCACACCCTTGTAGCCAAATTATTTTAGCTGATTTATGGATGGGAGGTCTTCGTACGAGAAAGAATACGAATTTAAAG gTCATACTTGGGTTAGTTTGTCCATTTTATATAATGTGTTTGGAATTTAAAAGTCGCGAGGAATTGCAGCTGATGCCACAAACTCAGGAAGAACATTTGATCTCTCTCGAAGATGAGAAAGAAGATAGTGATTCAGAGCATGGTATACCAACAGGTCCAGATGTTgag AAACGTCAGCGCAGGAGCCTGAGCGTACGCAACAAATCCAGCAGCCAACAAGGCGCTAAG TTATCATCAAGGAAAACTTCTATTTATTCAGTATCGGAATCCGTACCG GCTTTAATCAGCAATGAACACACTACTGTCATCAAGGAGACAATTGTACAAGAAAATGGTAAAGTACTGACAGATAACGATGATGGAATTCATCGTACATATGGTATAAACTCTGACTACTATGACATCAAGAACAGCAGGCCATTGAGATTGaggaaaaaattatatgaattttttacagCTCCCATCACAAAATTTTGGGCTAATGCT atagcATACATTATTTTCTTGGTTCTCTTCTCATACTCCATTCTCGTACTTATGGATGATTATCCATCATTAGCAGAGATTTATGCCATTGCATATATTTGTACATTAGGATGTGAAAAAGTACGAGAAATAGCAACATCTGAACCAGCTACTCTTTCACATAAATTTAGTGTTTGGGCATGGAATATGTGGAATCCTTGTGATGCAGCTgccattattttttttcaaattggttTAGCTTTACGCTTAAGACACTCAACTCTCGATGTTGGTCGTGTCATCTATTGCGTTGATTCCATTTATTGGTACTTAAggatattgaatattattagcGTAAATAAGTACTTTG GTCCTTTAGTTACAATGATGGGAAAAATGGTGAAAAATATGACATACTTTGTGGTACTTTTAATAGTGGTATTAATGAGTTTTGGAGTCACTCGACAGGCAATTTTGAACCCTAATGCTGAACCGAAATTGAGGATTATTCGTGAT atatttatggaaccatattttatgttatacgGAGAGGTGTATGCCGACAACATAGATCCAGATTGCGGGAACGAACCAGGAATGGTTCCATGTTTACCAGGCCGGTGGATCACACCTACTGTAATGTccatttatcttttaattgcaaacatattgttaataaatctTTTGATTGCTGTattcaacaatattttcaatgaaGTAAACGCGGTGGCGCACCAAGTTTGGATGTTCCAACGTTTTACTGTTGTTATGGAGTATGAACAGAAACCTGTTTTACCTCCTCCGCTCATTGTAGTTTCTCATATATATCTGGTGGCGAAATATTTGCTGCGATATGTAACACAAGGGAAAGCAAACACTGGTGAAACTTACGACAATGGACTGAAGTTGTTCTTAGAGGCAGACGACATGGAGCGTCTCTACGATTTTGAAGAGGATTGTGTTGAAGGATACTTTCGTGAGCAAGAGCTGAAACTGCAAATGTCTACAGAGGAACGTGTTAAAATTACCACAGAAAGAGTGGAGAATATGCATTCGAAGATCGAAGACATTGACAAAAAAGGGAATACTCAAAATGCATCTCTTCAA GCAGTGGAGTTTCGTATGCGCAAAGTGGAAGAATTAAATGAACAGATTTTGGCACATCTAGGAGTCATCCACCGATTCATGGCTACTCACATGCCCAACATGGAGGGCTTATCTAGTTTTGATATAGACGGTCGTCAGCGTAGGGTATCAGAACGCTCAGAAGTTCTGTCAGAAACAGATTCTCATACCCAACTACCAGCCATTGCGATTAAACGTAAGAGATTGGTTCGATCGATGACCGATGGCACTTTCCTTAACCTAGGCCCATCAATAGATGATGATGTGCTGATGAATGTGAAACATTCGGAAACTGCTATATCCCGAGAGAACCTCAGTAGGAACGAGTCTTCTATAAGTGGAGATGGACACACTGTTCAAGATGACATAAAGACAATCACAAGCCAGGAAACTGAAGCGAGCAAAGTAGATGGTGAAGGAGAGACCCTAAAGAAGGATTCGCATTCTGACAGCAGAGAGGTAAGCAGAGAGCCAAGCAGAGAACCAAGTGGAGAGCCAAGTAGCAAAGAACCAAGTACGGAACCAAGTAGACAAACGAGTAGAGAATTAAGTAGGGAAACGAGCAAAGAAGCTACAAGCAAAGAACCGAGCAGAGAAGCCAGCAGCGAAGCTCCAGCTTCGGAACCTATTCCTAGGCAAGATTCTACAGAACGACCTATTAGACAAAATAGTAGAACACGTTCAGAGTCAGATGATGTAACGATTTTTCCACCATCGAACATATCAAGAGGAGTAACGTGGGCTGAGCCACGTGTTGCAGTCATTCCATCGTCTTCAACAGGTAGCACGCAGAGGTCTATTCTATTAGCCATGCATGCAGAATATACAAGCATAACGGATGAGCTGGAGAGCTACTGTGGCCTTCTAAGTCCACCTCGAACACCGCCAATTTCTCCACCACCTTCGAGAGCTAGAAACTTATCCGAAATGTCTAACCCTGAGATGGCTTGGCAAATTGAGAATGAACATCTACGTGATGCTGAGGAGTGTGATTACCAACAGATGGAAGATTTAATACAGAGGAGGTACATCGCAGATGACGAGGAGCATTTGCATACTGATGAAGCTACCCTCTTCATATCGAACGAACACAGGCACCAACTTCGAAGAGCTTCTGCCATCGATGAAGAGTCTCGAAGGCCTCCACCTACAATTTGCGTGACCAGGGAGATCGAGCAAACGCTTTCAAGGCCACCGATCCGGGACTCAGAAAGCTCAGATCCTAACGACAAGAATCTGAGTACGGTACCTGCTCCAGCGTCAGAGACCATGTGCTAA